In Zingiber officinale cultivar Zhangliang chromosome 8B, Zo_v1.1, whole genome shotgun sequence, a single genomic region encodes these proteins:
- the LOC122017202 gene encoding uncharacterized protein LOC122017202: MKPSALQTPRRSPRPAVHGGGRPKETPPQPPKIVSRRLSFPFSTVPEETLEDCGDLLDFSPEASSIVEDPTEIESEEEGSHGSSNIIVRTATEQEIRPEEELVDRLRKALRELMESTDANGRSETLLCALLEAIEGERDPRWDSAFCRKVRISIICFLILLAAAINLLVVWAAVIDGGDRWDFSDLPPPT; this comes from the exons ATGAAGCCTTCCGCCCTCCAGACTCCGAGGCGATCTCCGCGGCCGGCGGTCCACGGCGGCGGACGGCCGAAGGAAACCCCTCCACAGCCTCCGAAG ATCGTCTCCAGACGCTTGAGCTTCCCCTTCTCGACGGTCCCGGAGGAAACCCTCGAAGACTGCGGCGATCTGTTGGATTTTTCCCCTGAGGCGAGCAGCATCGTCGAGGATCCGACGGAG ATCGAATCGGAGGAGGAAGGATCTCACGGATCCTCCAACATCATCGTGAGGACTGCGACGGAGCAGGAGATTCGACCGGAGGAGGAGTTGGTGGATCGACTGCGGAAGGCTCTGCGCGAACTGATGGAGTCGACGGACGCCAACGGCCGATCGGAGACGCTTCTGTGCGCTCTCCTGGAGGCGATCGAAGGCGAGAGAGATCCGCGGTGGGATTCAGCGTTTTGCAGGAAGGTAAGGATAAGCATCATATGTTTCCTTATTCTTCTGGCGGCCGCGATCAACTTGTTGGTTGTTTGGGCGGCGGTGATCGACGGCGGCGATCGGTGGGATTTCTCCGACCTCCCTCCACCAACCTGA